The following are from one region of the Amycolatopsis sp. QT-25 genome:
- a CDS encoding response regulator transcription factor, translating into MTIRVVIADDQALVRTGLRMILDNADDIDVIGEAGDGAEAVTLVAELDPDVVLMDIRMPEMDGVEATAAIAKAHRARVLVLTTFDLDEYVYAALQAGASGFLLKDSLAPDLLAGVRVVAAGEATLAPTVTRRLLDRVVTGGLPTSAPDGRLALLTGREHEVLQQLARGLSNAEIAGLLYLSPGTVKTHVGRILTKLGLRDRVQAVVFAYESGMISR; encoded by the coding sequence ATGACGATCCGGGTGGTCATCGCCGACGACCAGGCGCTCGTGCGCACCGGTCTGCGGATGATCCTGGACAACGCGGACGACATCGACGTCATCGGCGAAGCGGGTGACGGTGCGGAGGCCGTCACGCTGGTGGCGGAGCTCGATCCCGACGTCGTGCTCATGGACATCCGGATGCCCGAAATGGACGGCGTCGAGGCCACCGCCGCGATCGCCAAGGCTCATCGAGCCCGTGTGCTGGTGCTGACCACCTTCGACCTGGACGAATACGTCTACGCCGCACTCCAGGCGGGGGCGAGCGGATTCCTGCTCAAGGACTCGCTGGCGCCGGATCTCCTCGCCGGCGTCCGCGTGGTCGCCGCCGGGGAGGCCACCCTCGCGCCCACCGTCACCCGGCGGCTGCTCGACCGCGTCGTCACCGGCGGTCTGCCCACGTCGGCACCGGACGGCAGGCTCGCGCTGCTCACCGGGCGCGAACACGAGGTGCTCCAGCAACTGGCGCGGGGCCTGTCCAACGCCGAGATCGCCGGCCTGCTGTACCTCTCGCCGGGGACGGTGAAGACCCACGTCGGCCGGATCCTGACGAAACTCGGCCTTCGCGACCGCGTCCAGGCCGTCGTCTTCGCCTACGAGTCCGGGATGATCAGCCGCTGA